Proteins from a single region of Acidimicrobiia bacterium:
- the dnaX gene encoding DNA polymerase III subunit gamma/tau has translation MADGYQALYRRYRSKRFSELRGQDHVVRALRTAVDEGRVGHAYLFSGPRGTGKTSTARILAKALNCEHPLDGEPDGTCPNCLAVDDGRIVDWLLELDAASNNGVANIRDLIERIPLGTSGNRKVVILDEVHMLSTGAANALLKSLEEPPSHVVFILCTTDPQKVLPTIRSRTQHFEFHLLLASELADHVRFVIEDAGLDLGEDAVEYVVRHGGGSARDTLSALDQVSAMGGVVEEGQPVEAIVAALVARDAGAALVAVADATAAGRDPRVLGEVLIARLRDAFLSVMGAPDRHLPDVDLVKAETLGKELGAAGLTRALEVLGDALVELARKPDPRIVLEVALVRLCRPDADRSLDSIYERLERLERAGPSSPGAPAPVSSDPAVSAPPASGPAAAARDELARVTARTPRAPVKKATAPAVTPAPAVTPAPAVTPAPAVTPAPVPAAAASVPESANAGAPRAALDAAGLTAAWSQVFDGLKGGTKGIFRDGEITDVDGSTAVLALPKGPPADLLEQRRPEVEAALAAHFGYPITLRLVIGDPHRPASAAGAPLAAAATDDDDDVHDVDSLEDAPPAGNSAQRLSVAFPGAELVEEP, from the coding sequence ATGGCCGACGGATATCAGGCGCTCTACCGGCGCTATCGCTCCAAACGCTTCAGCGAGTTGCGAGGGCAGGACCATGTGGTTCGGGCCCTGCGTACCGCGGTGGACGAGGGCCGGGTTGGTCACGCCTATCTTTTCAGCGGCCCCCGGGGTACCGGCAAGACCTCCACGGCGCGGATCCTGGCCAAGGCCCTGAACTGCGAGCACCCGCTCGATGGTGAGCCCGATGGAACCTGCCCGAACTGCCTTGCCGTAGACGACGGTCGCATCGTGGACTGGCTGCTGGAACTCGACGCGGCATCGAACAATGGCGTGGCCAACATCCGCGATCTGATCGAGCGCATTCCTCTCGGTACGTCGGGCAACCGAAAAGTGGTGATTCTCGACGAGGTGCACATGCTCAGCACCGGTGCCGCCAACGCCCTGTTGAAGTCGTTGGAGGAGCCGCCATCCCACGTCGTGTTCATCCTCTGCACCACCGACCCCCAGAAGGTGCTGCCCACGATCCGTAGCCGCACCCAGCACTTCGAGTTTCATCTTCTCCTGGCCAGTGAGTTGGCCGATCACGTTCGCTTCGTCATCGAAGACGCCGGCCTGGACCTCGGCGAAGACGCGGTGGAGTACGTCGTTCGCCACGGCGGCGGTTCAGCCCGAGACACCCTCTCTGCCCTCGACCAAGTATCAGCCATGGGAGGGGTGGTGGAGGAAGGCCAACCGGTGGAGGCCATCGTGGCCGCCCTGGTGGCCCGTGATGCGGGGGCGGCGTTGGTCGCGGTGGCGGACGCCACCGCGGCGGGCCGGGATCCGCGTGTCCTGGGCGAGGTGCTCATTGCTCGTCTGCGTGACGCGTTCCTTTCCGTGATGGGGGCCCCTGATCGCCATTTGCCCGATGTCGATCTCGTCAAGGCGGAAACCCTGGGCAAGGAACTCGGGGCGGCCGGGCTCACCCGCGCCCTCGAGGTGCTCGGCGACGCGCTGGTGGAATTGGCGAGGAAGCCCGACCCCCGCATTGTGTTGGAGGTGGCCCTGGTTCGGCTCTGCCGCCCCGATGCCGACCGCTCACTCGACTCCATCTACGAGCGGCTCGAACGGCTCGAACGCGCTGGACCCTCATCCCCGGGCGCCCCCGCCCCGGTGTCATCGGACCCAGCGGTGTCGGCACCGCCCGCCTCCGGGCCGGCTGCCGCTGCGCGCGACGAGTTGGCCCGGGTCACGGCCCGAACGCCTCGCGCCCCCGTGAAGAAGGCCACCGCCCCGGCGGTGACCCCCGCCCCGGCGGTGACCCCCGCCCCGGCGGTGACCCCCGCCCCGGCGGTGACCCCCGCCCCGGTCCCGGCTGCGGCGGCGTCGGTGCCCGAATCCGCCAATGCCGGGGCGCCTCGTGCCGCCCTCGATGCAGCCGGGCTCACTGCCGCGTGGAGCCAGGTGTTCGATGGGCTGAAGGGGGGCACGAAAGGGATCTTCCGCGACGGGGAGATCACCGACGTAGACGGCAGCACCGCGGTGCTCGCCCTGCCCAAGGGCCCTCCGGCCGATCTACTCGAGCAGCGTCGCCCCGAGGTAGAGGCGGCCCTCGCCGCCCACTTCGGGTATCCGATCACACTGCGCTTGGTCATCGGCGACCCCCATCGCCCAGCATCGGCGGCCGGTGCGCCGCTGGCGGCCGCCGCGACCGACGATGACGACGATGTTCACGATGTCGATTCCCTCGAGGACGCGCCGCCGGCTGGTAACAGTGCCCAACGCCTCAGCGTCGCCTTCCCCGGCGCGGAGCTCGTAGAAGAACCATGA
- a CDS encoding alpha/beta hydrolase has product MTAAFASHPFDLAIATGVLPALLCSPPGSPPPWATALLLPGSGPIDHDGNAPGAPLGIQLALAEALAVAGMASVRFDRRGVADDHDWKDATFSDNYADARQAWLAMAADPRVDTQKMVLIGHSEGALHATQLAADGALRPAPCATVLLAGSAQLGRDVLLRQARLIGRSSQPGEGQSQAAHAAAILEQAEEAQRQIRATSTNVAEVSGVSINAGWLRQFLDYNPKPDLLEVRGPMLAITGDKDLQVDPDDLTTMAEAVPGPCRTLRPADLTHLLRHDPAPPTLADYPRQIAEPVDTEVIDTVCQWLTGLVVKAP; this is encoded by the coding sequence GTGACCGCCGCGTTCGCGTCACACCCCTTCGACTTGGCGATCGCCACAGGAGTGCTCCCCGCCCTCTTGTGCTCACCGCCTGGATCACCCCCGCCGTGGGCCACCGCGCTGCTCCTCCCCGGCTCCGGACCGATCGATCACGACGGCAATGCGCCCGGGGCACCGCTGGGGATTCAGCTCGCCCTGGCCGAAGCCCTGGCGGTGGCGGGAATGGCGTCGGTCAGGTTTGACCGGAGAGGCGTTGCCGATGACCACGACTGGAAGGACGCCACCTTTTCCGACAACTACGCCGACGCCCGACAGGCATGGCTAGCAATGGCGGCGGACCCTCGCGTCGATACCCAAAAGATGGTGCTCATCGGTCACTCCGAAGGAGCGCTCCACGCCACCCAACTGGCCGCTGATGGCGCGCTCCGGCCAGCACCGTGCGCCACCGTGCTGCTGGCGGGTTCGGCGCAACTCGGCCGCGACGTTTTGCTGCGCCAAGCCCGGTTGATCGGCCGATCGTCGCAACCGGGCGAAGGCCAGAGCCAAGCGGCCCATGCCGCCGCCATCCTCGAGCAGGCCGAGGAGGCGCAGCGCCAGATCCGAGCAACCTCGACCAACGTGGCCGAAGTTTCTGGGGTGTCCATCAACGCCGGGTGGCTCCGACAGTTCCTCGACTACAACCCGAAACCGGACCTGCTCGAGGTACGCGGCCCCATGCTTGCCATCACCGGTGACAAGGACCTGCAGGTCGACCCTGACGACCTCACCACCATGGCCGAAGCCGTGCCGGGACCGTGTCGCACCCTCCGTCCCGCCGATCTCACCCACCTCCTGCGCCACGACCCCGCCCCGCCGACCCTGGCCGACTACCCGCGCCAAATCGCCGAACCGGTAGACACCGAGGTCATCGACACGGTGTGCCAATGGTTGACCGGTCTCGTGGTGAAGGCTCCCTGA
- a CDS encoding transcriptional repressor, translated as MLVVALACPAWLGAVADRVPTDAVVDLARAGFRHGYGATVVSKPVEDNLHAAVLERLRSGGHLYTSGRRRLVSLLIAVPRPATLPELLAGQADLAQSSVYRNLAVLEEAGIVTRIAGSGEHARFEMAEDLIGHHHHLICTACGRVDDFTVSSAVEQTVDKALARVVKANGFVATAHRLDLLGVCAACHAAR; from the coding sequence CTGCTCGTCGTCGCCTTGGCTTGTCCGGCATGGCTTGGAGCCGTCGCCGATCGGGTACCCACCGATGCCGTCGTTGACCTTGCCCGTGCAGGTTTCCGGCACGGGTATGGTGCAACGGTGGTGAGTAAACCGGTTGAGGATAATCTGCATGCCGCGGTGCTCGAGCGCTTACGTTCCGGCGGGCACCTGTACACGAGTGGCCGGCGGCGGTTGGTGTCGTTGCTGATTGCCGTTCCCCGTCCGGCCACGCTGCCGGAGCTGCTAGCGGGCCAAGCGGACTTGGCCCAGAGCTCCGTGTACCGGAACCTGGCGGTGCTAGAGGAGGCGGGGATCGTCACTCGAATCGCAGGTAGCGGTGAGCATGCTCGCTTTGAGATGGCCGAGGATCTCATCGGCCACCATCACCACCTGATCTGTACCGCGTGTGGCCGAGTGGACGACTTCACGGTCTCGTCCGCGGTGGAGCAGACGGTGGACAAGGCGCTGGCGAGGGTCGTCAAGGCGAACGGCTTCGTGGCGACGGCCCATCGCTTGGATCTGCTCGGTGTGTGCGCCGCGTGTCATGCGGCGCGCTAG
- a CDS encoding ATP-binding protein, which produces MPGGRSSAGVHPRDPGPGLRDHRPQQGPADRIDRGGGRCRRTGTGLIAVSTVELTIPPLSHYLALVRLVVANAALSEGSLSTDQMDDLALAVSEACANAVDSERVRESPQPIRIVVELGAHGVAVTVTDHGGGFVPPAPTASIPAADDPQRLRHERGLGIPLMRRLADDVSFSATAEGTAVRLVVGIAPAT; this is translated from the coding sequence ATCCCTGGGGGGCGATCTTCGGCTGGTGTCCACCCGCGAGATCCTGGCCCGGGTCTTCGAGATCACCGGCCTCAACAAGGCCCTGCCGATCGAATCGACCGTGGCGGCGGCCGTTGCCGCCGGACCGGGACCGGGCTGATCGCCGTGTCTACCGTCGAACTCACCATCCCGCCGCTGAGCCACTACCTCGCGCTCGTCCGGCTCGTCGTGGCCAACGCTGCCCTGTCCGAAGGATCCCTCTCCACCGACCAGATGGACGACCTAGCCCTGGCGGTATCCGAGGCGTGCGCCAACGCCGTGGATAGCGAGCGCGTCCGCGAATCCCCGCAGCCCATTCGCATCGTCGTTGAGTTGGGTGCGCACGGTGTGGCGGTGACCGTCACCGACCATGGGGGCGGGTTCGTGCCCCCCGCCCCCACCGCTTCGATACCGGCCGCCGACGACCCGCAGCGCCTGCGTCACGAGCGGGGCCTGGGCATACCCCTCATGCGGCGTCTGGCCGACGATGTGAGTTTTTCCGCCACGGCGGAGGGCACCGCGGTACGCCTCGTGGTCGGGATCGCGCCGGCGACGTGA
- the recR gene encoding recombination protein RecR gives MTSVYAQPVQELIDELGRLPGVGPKSAQRIAFHLLKVEKVDALRLATAIIEAKDRVTFCQRCFNIAEGGMCALCADDRRDPTILCVVEEPRDIVAVEKTQEYQGRYHVLQGAISPIDGVRPEQLRIRELLARIDGENVQEVILCTNPNLEGEATAMYLSRLLRGLVPKITRIASGLPVGGDLEYADELTLGRALEGRREVDG, from the coding sequence ATGACAAGCGTCTACGCCCAGCCCGTTCAGGAGCTGATCGACGAACTCGGGCGCTTGCCGGGAGTGGGCCCCAAGTCGGCCCAACGGATTGCCTTTCACCTTCTCAAGGTGGAGAAAGTAGATGCCCTCCGGTTGGCCACCGCCATTATCGAGGCCAAGGATCGTGTGACGTTCTGCCAGCGGTGCTTCAACATCGCCGAAGGGGGGATGTGTGCCCTCTGCGCCGACGATCGTCGAGACCCCACGATCCTTTGTGTGGTGGAGGAACCGCGCGACATCGTGGCGGTAGAAAAGACGCAGGAGTATCAGGGCCGGTACCACGTGCTCCAGGGCGCGATCAGCCCCATCGACGGAGTGCGGCCCGAGCAATTACGGATTCGCGAACTCTTGGCGCGCATCGACGGCGAAAATGTGCAGGAAGTGATCCTGTGTACCAATCCCAACCTCGAAGGCGAGGCCACCGCCATGTATCTGAGCCGACTGCTTCGAGGCCTCGTCCCCAAAATCACCCGCATAGCCAGCGGACTTCCCGTGGGCGGCGACTTGGAATATGCCGATGAACTCACGCTCGGCCGGGCCCTCGAAGGCCGTCGCGAGGTCGACGGCTAA
- a CDS encoding YbaB/EbfC family nucleoid-associated protein — protein MIRAAGLYAASVDDQPDGDLPANDPRESTAVGLPDFAGLSGDGLGGLLEQAQQMMQAQQDASEQEVEGVAGGGVVRVRTTGTGQVLGVSIAPEVVDPNEVEMLEDLVVAALHDMNTKLLEIQRAAMGPLGNLFGG, from the coding sequence ATGATCCGCGCCGCTGGCCTCTACGCTGCCAGCGTGGATGACCAGCCTGACGGTGACCTGCCCGCCAACGATCCCCGCGAGTCGACGGCCGTTGGCCTCCCCGACTTCGCCGGCCTGTCCGGAGATGGTCTGGGTGGCCTGCTCGAACAGGCGCAACAGATGATGCAGGCCCAACAGGATGCCTCCGAGCAAGAGGTGGAAGGAGTGGCCGGAGGTGGCGTGGTGCGGGTGCGCACCACCGGCACGGGTCAGGTGCTCGGTGTGTCCATTGCGCCCGAGGTCGTGGATCCGAACGAGGTCGAGATGCTCGAAGATCTGGTGGTGGCGGCGCTCCATGACATGAACACCAAGTTGCTGGAGATCCAGCGTGCGGCAATGGGCCCGCTCGGCAACCTATTCGGCGGATGA
- a CDS encoding metal ABC transporter ATP-binding protein, whose product MLLTPTPTGPVLELAAARIGYNGQAVIDGIDLSINRGEVVAILGSNGSGKSTLVRGVLGLAQHQGGRIHIFGTPIDHLRDRWRVGYVPQRHTLATGIPATVREVVSSGRLSRSLRWRRDTPEGRAMVSAAIERVGLAGHERALVGELSGGQQRRVLVARALASDAELLILDEPGAGVDAENQQALATTMQRLAEAGTTILLVAHELGPAAPIITRVVLMQAGRIAYDGPPRDRDVHDPDHHHLDAPPLSSRFGLGG is encoded by the coding sequence CTGCTCCTGACCCCGACTCCGACGGGGCCAGTCCTCGAGCTCGCTGCTGCCCGGATCGGCTACAACGGCCAGGCGGTCATCGACGGGATCGACCTCTCGATCAACCGGGGCGAAGTCGTTGCGATCCTGGGGTCGAACGGCTCGGGTAAGTCCACCCTCGTGCGAGGGGTGCTGGGGCTCGCTCAACACCAAGGTGGCCGCATCCACATCTTCGGCACGCCCATCGATCATCTCCGCGATCGATGGCGCGTGGGCTATGTGCCTCAGCGGCACACGCTGGCGACCGGCATTCCGGCCACCGTACGCGAGGTCGTGAGCTCGGGTCGGCTCTCGCGATCCTTGCGCTGGCGCCGCGACACACCGGAGGGACGGGCCATGGTCAGTGCGGCCATCGAGCGCGTCGGGTTGGCCGGCCATGAACGAGCGCTCGTCGGCGAGCTATCAGGCGGTCAGCAGCGACGGGTCTTGGTTGCCCGAGCGCTGGCGTCTGATGCCGAGCTCTTGATCCTGGACGAACCCGGCGCGGGCGTCGATGCCGAGAACCAGCAGGCTCTCGCCACAACGATGCAGCGGCTGGCGGAAGCCGGGACCACGATCCTCTTGGTAGCCCACGAGCTCGGCCCGGCGGCGCCGATCATCACCCGCGTCGTCCTCATGCAGGCGGGGCGCATCGCCTACGACGGCCCCCCACGCGATCGAGACGTGCATGATCCCGATCACCACCACCTCGACGCGCCTCCACTTTCGAGTCGGTTCGGTCTGGGCGGCTGA
- a CDS encoding nucleoside deaminase, translating into MALALEQARAAGARGDVPVGAVVVHDGQIIAQAGNERELRHDPTAHAEVLALQAAAEVLGTWRLTGATLVVTLEPCPMCAGALLAARVQRVVFGAANTENGSCGTLYNLCVDPRLNHEVEVVHGVEAAASTALLGEFFATRRL; encoded by the coding sequence ATGGCCCTCGCCCTCGAGCAGGCCCGAGCGGCGGGCGCTCGCGGCGATGTTCCCGTGGGCGCCGTCGTGGTCCACGACGGACAGATCATTGCCCAAGCCGGCAACGAGCGTGAGCTGCGCCACGACCCCACCGCCCACGCCGAGGTGCTGGCCCTCCAGGCCGCCGCCGAGGTACTCGGTACCTGGAGGCTGACCGGGGCCACCCTGGTGGTCACCCTTGAACCCTGCCCCATGTGTGCCGGGGCCCTCCTCGCCGCTCGGGTACAACGCGTGGTGTTCGGGGCGGCCAACACGGAGAACGGATCGTGCGGCACCCTCTACAATCTGTGTGTCGATCCTCGCCTCAACCACGAGGTCGAGGTAGTCCACGGAGTCGAGGCGGCGGCCTCCACCGCCCTTCTCGGGGAGTTCTTCGCCACCCGTCGCCTCTGA
- the nhaA gene encoding Na+/H+ antiporter NhaA, protein MSLPPPPARPTWVHGDARLARTVGRPLAKFLRVETAGGFVLLGTTIIALVWANSPWAASYTALWNTNLSLTIGNYQLSNDIGHWINDGLMTLFFFVVGMEIKQEIVVGELSDRRNASLPVLAAAGGMVVPALIYVAVNWGGPGIGGWGIPMATDIAFALGVLALLGDRIPSSLKVLLLSLAIVDDIGAITVIAIFYTDQINMVWLMGAVLGLVLVVLLRRARVWYLPVYVVLGTAIWWATFESGIHATIAGVILGLLAPARPLLPAPEAEQIAQRLSTDTAVTSEDLRQVRFELRESVSVTERLSGALHPWSSYLILPLFALANAGILITGPALRDAVGSPITIGVVLGLLVGKMVGVFGASWLAVRWGLGRLPDGVNWRHIFGVSILAGIGFTVALFITDLAFIDPPSQSDSKIGILFASVMAAVGAMVVLHRRGSPGEE, encoded by the coding sequence ATGAGCCTTCCGCCGCCGCCCGCCCGCCCCACCTGGGTCCATGGGGATGCCCGCCTCGCCCGCACCGTGGGACGCCCGCTAGCGAAATTTCTTCGGGTGGAAACCGCCGGGGGGTTCGTGCTTCTCGGTACCACCATCATCGCCCTGGTGTGGGCAAACTCCCCCTGGGCGGCGAGTTACACCGCCCTGTGGAACACGAACCTTTCGCTCACGATCGGTAATTACCAGCTGTCCAACGACATCGGACACTGGATCAACGACGGGCTGATGACCCTGTTCTTCTTCGTGGTGGGGATGGAAATCAAGCAGGAAATCGTGGTGGGGGAACTCAGCGATCGCCGCAACGCCAGCCTCCCGGTATTGGCGGCGGCGGGCGGCATGGTGGTGCCCGCCCTCATCTATGTGGCAGTGAACTGGGGCGGACCGGGCATCGGGGGCTGGGGCATTCCCATGGCCACGGACATCGCCTTCGCCCTGGGGGTCCTGGCTCTCCTGGGCGACCGCATACCCTCGTCACTCAAGGTCCTGCTCTTGAGCCTGGCCATCGTAGACGACATCGGGGCGATCACCGTCATTGCGATTTTCTACACCGACCAAATCAACATGGTCTGGCTGATGGGTGCGGTCCTAGGCCTCGTCCTCGTGGTGCTTCTGCGCCGGGCCCGAGTCTGGTACCTGCCGGTCTATGTGGTGCTGGGCACCGCTATTTGGTGGGCCACCTTTGAATCGGGGATCCACGCCACCATCGCCGGGGTGATCCTGGGGCTCCTGGCACCGGCGCGGCCCCTTCTTCCTGCGCCCGAAGCCGAGCAAATCGCCCAGCGTCTGTCCACCGACACTGCGGTAACCTCCGAGGACCTGCGCCAAGTGCGGTTCGAACTGCGGGAGTCGGTGTCGGTCACTGAGCGCCTGAGCGGGGCGCTGCACCCGTGGAGCAGTTACCTCATCCTGCCGCTGTTCGCCCTGGCCAACGCCGGGATCCTTATCACTGGCCCTGCGCTGCGCGATGCGGTGGGCTCGCCCATCACCATCGGGGTTGTACTCGGCCTTTTGGTGGGGAAGATGGTGGGGGTCTTCGGCGCCTCCTGGCTGGCGGTGCGGTGGGGCCTGGGGCGCCTACCCGACGGCGTGAACTGGCGTCACATCTTTGGGGTGTCCATCCTGGCCGGGATCGGCTTCACCGTTGCGCTGTTCATCACCGATTTGGCCTTCATCGATCCACCCAGCCAGTCCGACAGCAAGATCGGCATCCTGTTCGCGTCGGTGATGGCGGCGGTGGGAGCCATGGTGGTTTTGCACCGCAGGGGCTCCCCCGGCGAGGAGTAG
- a CDS encoding DUF4244 domain-containing protein yields MEVNLMLRTLVSIQLLVLTGTTRLQRRLTNDRGQSTAEYALVLLGAAGVALLFVAWATKTDKIARLLNSVLDQVLSQVT; encoded by the coding sequence ATGGAGGTCAACCTCATGCTCCGGACCCTGGTGTCCATCCAACTCCTCGTGCTTACGGGCACCACTCGTCTCCAACGACGCCTCACCAACGACCGGGGCCAGTCCACCGCGGAGTACGCCCTCGTACTGCTCGGAGCGGCCGGCGTCGCCTTGCTCTTCGTGGCCTGGGCCACCAAGACCGACAAGATCGCCCGGCTCCTCAACTCGGTCCTCGACCAAGTGCTCTCCCAGGTGACCTGA
- a CDS encoding metal ABC transporter permease, with protein MLKYDFMQRALAAAILVGFTAPTVGVHLVQRRLALIGDGLGHVAILGVAVGVVTGRAPVLTALAFAAAGAVAIEVIRYRGRTSGDVALAILFYGGIAGGVVVISLAPGGTPGNLNAYLFGAITTTTRADIVTFAVLSAVVLTVTIGLGRYLFAVSHDEEFARAAGLPVLAINLALALVTAITVVVSMRVVGLLLISALMIVPVATAQLVARSFRATVTVAVTLGVAESVAGIWISFESDTPSGGTIVLTAIAAFAIVASIAAARRALSHSSRAHPVTASEPPAQDAAPLLPR; from the coding sequence ATGCTCAAGTACGACTTCATGCAGCGGGCGCTGGCGGCGGCGATCCTCGTAGGTTTCACCGCCCCGACGGTCGGCGTGCACCTCGTGCAGCGTCGCCTCGCGCTCATCGGCGATGGGCTCGGTCACGTGGCGATCCTCGGTGTCGCGGTGGGGGTGGTGACGGGGCGGGCTCCGGTGCTCACCGCACTGGCCTTCGCGGCGGCGGGGGCAGTGGCCATCGAAGTGATCCGATATCGAGGACGTACCAGCGGCGATGTAGCGCTCGCCATCCTCTTCTACGGCGGGATCGCGGGGGGTGTCGTGGTGATCTCCCTGGCCCCGGGCGGAACGCCTGGCAACCTCAACGCGTACCTCTTCGGCGCCATCACGACCACGACCAGAGCCGACATTGTGACCTTCGCTGTCCTCAGTGCCGTGGTGCTCACCGTGACGATCGGCCTCGGTCGGTATCTGTTCGCGGTCAGCCACGACGAGGAGTTCGCCCGAGCGGCCGGTCTCCCGGTCTTGGCCATCAACCTTGCCCTGGCCCTCGTGACGGCGATCACCGTGGTGGTGTCGATGCGGGTGGTGGGCCTGTTGCTGATCAGCGCTCTGATGATCGTCCCGGTGGCGACTGCTCAGCTCGTCGCCCGCAGCTTCCGTGCCACGGTTACCGTGGCGGTGACCCTCGGAGTGGCCGAGTCGGTGGCCGGCATCTGGATCTCCTTTGAGTCCGACACCCCCTCGGGCGGCACCATCGTGCTGACCGCCATCGCGGCCTTCGCGATCGTGGCATCGATCGCGGCGGCGAGACGAGCCCTCTCACACTCAAGTCGCGCTCATCCCGTCACCGCATCCGAGCCGCCGGCTCAGGATGCGGCGCCCCTGCTGCCCCGCTGA
- a CDS encoding CpaF family protein → RLPGPHVVRLEARPATADGLGAGTIRDLVHNALRMRPDRIVVGEVRGAEAIDMLWAMNTGHEGSLSTCHANSPLDALRRLEIMVLSAGLDLPLAAVRDQLTSALDLVVQVSRLGGGARGITAVGEVVDPCAGDGPRIRLLADGDGVHHLPIRPPRAAVDAPDKRWCA, encoded by the coding sequence TCGGCTCCCCGGGCCCCATGTGGTGCGGCTCGAAGCCCGCCCGGCCACCGCCGATGGCCTTGGCGCGGGCACCATCCGAGACCTGGTGCACAACGCACTGCGAATGCGCCCCGACCGCATCGTGGTGGGCGAGGTTCGGGGAGCCGAAGCGATCGACATGTTGTGGGCCATGAATACCGGCCACGAAGGGTCGCTCTCCACCTGCCACGCCAACTCACCCCTTGATGCATTGCGTCGCCTGGAGATCATGGTCCTCTCCGCCGGCCTCGATCTCCCGTTGGCCGCCGTGCGCGATCAACTCACTTCGGCCCTGGATCTGGTGGTGCAGGTGTCTCGACTGGGCGGGGGTGCACGCGGCATCACCGCCGTGGGGGAGGTGGTGGACCCCTGCGCCGGCGACGGGCCCCGGATCCGCCTCCTCGCCGATGGCGATGGGGTCCACCACCTCCCCATCCGCCCGCCTCGCGCCGCCGTAGACGCCCCCGACAAGCGGTGGTGTGCATGA
- a CDS encoding anti-sigma factor antagonist — protein sequence MDLQVVEEEQAGWTVLRVFGDVDVASSPRLREHLLRAVTDGHHYLILDLDQVHFIDSTGLGVVIGALKRTRSLGGDLRLVSTREILARVFEITGLNKALPIESTVAAAVAAGPGPG from the coding sequence ATGGACCTGCAGGTGGTGGAAGAGGAGCAAGCGGGCTGGACGGTCTTGCGGGTCTTCGGCGATGTCGACGTGGCCAGTTCCCCTCGCTTACGAGAGCACCTCCTCCGGGCGGTCACCGACGGTCACCACTACCTCATTCTCGACCTTGATCAAGTGCACTTCATCGACTCCACCGGCCTGGGCGTGGTGATCGGCGCCCTCAAGCGCACGCGATCCCTGGGGGGCGATCTTCGGCTGGTGTCCACCCGCGAGATCCTGGCCCGGGTCTTCGAGATCACCGGCCTCAACAAGGCCCTGCCGATCGAATCGACCGTGGCGGCGGCCGTTGCCGCCGGACCGGGACCGGGCTGA
- a CDS encoding zinc ABC transporter substrate-binding protein, which produces MLFSRRIAVAATVLSLLAVLAGCGEDTDGSPETTGGSESAMRLSASFYPLAWMAEEVGGEHVEVSNLTPPGAEPHDLELTPSDVAAVSDADLVVYLSGFQPAVDEAVTQADQAAVFDAAEWADLSLTYTPIEEGEEETDEAGAVDPHFWLDPARFAAVATAFAEQLSERDPKHAADFEANLASLTDRLEDVDADFKTGLADCTSENVVTSHNAFGYLADRYGMVQVGITGLTPEEEPSPADLAAVTQFVEENDVQTIYFETLVSPDIAKAVAAEAEVDTDVLDPLEGLNDESQGSDYLEVMASNLANLRRGQDCS; this is translated from the coding sequence ATGCTCTTTTCTCGTCGCATTGCCGTGGCTGCAACAGTCCTGTCGCTGCTCGCCGTACTGGCTGGTTGTGGTGAAGACACCGACGGTTCGCCGGAGACCACCGGAGGCTCGGAAAGCGCCATGCGGCTCAGCGCGTCGTTCTACCCCCTGGCATGGATGGCCGAGGAGGTGGGCGGCGAACACGTGGAGGTCAGCAACCTCACCCCCCCCGGCGCCGAGCCGCATGATCTGGAGCTCACGCCGTCGGACGTCGCGGCGGTGTCCGATGCCGACCTTGTCGTCTATCTGAGCGGATTCCAGCCCGCGGTGGATGAGGCTGTCACCCAGGCCGACCAGGCCGCGGTGTTCGACGCGGCGGAGTGGGCCGACCTGAGCCTCACCTACACGCCGATCGAGGAAGGCGAGGAGGAGACCGACGAGGCCGGGGCGGTGGATCCCCACTTCTGGCTCGACCCAGCACGTTTCGCCGCGGTCGCGACGGCCTTCGCTGAGCAACTGAGCGAGAGGGATCCGAAGCACGCCGCCGACTTCGAGGCGAACCTCGCCAGTCTGACCGACCGTCTTGAGGACGTGGACGCCGACTTCAAAACCGGATTGGCGGACTGCACCAGCGAGAACGTCGTGACTAGTCACAACGCCTTCGGCTATCTCGCCGATCGCTACGGCATGGTCCAGGTGGGCATCACCGGGCTCACTCCCGAGGAGGAGCCCTCCCCCGCCGACCTGGCCGCCGTCACGCAGTTCGTCGAGGAGAACGACGTCCAGACCATCTACTTCGAGACCCTTGTCAGCCCGGACATCGCCAAAGCGGTCGCCGCCGAGGCGGAGGTCGACACCGACGTGCTCGATCCGCTGGAGGGCCTCAACGACGAGTCCCAGGGAAGTGACTACCTTGAGGTGATGGCCTCGAACCTTGCCAACCTTCGTCGGGGCCAAGACTGCTCCTGA